Proteins encoded in a region of the Dreissena polymorpha isolate Duluth1 chromosome 6, UMN_Dpol_1.0, whole genome shotgun sequence genome:
- the LOC127834313 gene encoding uncharacterized protein LOC127834313: MINNYDDLYGQLKGSNGKAMRGEIWKSIWADLRSTGKLQGDRTVEEVMKMFANPKTRVRDKFKNSQKTGGGPAKPFKPSEELILQFLIDRPQLDGIIGGIET; the protein is encoded by the exons ATGATCAACAATTACGATGATCTATACGGCCAACTTAAAGGCTCAAATGGAAAAGCAATGCGAGGCGAAATATGGAAGTCAATATGGGCAGACTTGCGAAG cACAGGTAAGCTTCAAGGGGACCGGACGGTCGAAGAAGTTATGAAGATGTTCGCAAACCCAAAAACAAGAG TACGGGACAAATTTAAGAACAGTCAGAAAACTGGTGGTGGGCCAGCAAAACCATTCAAACCGTCTGAGGAATTGATACTTCAATTCCTCATAGACAGACCACAATTGGATGGAATAATTGGAGGAATTGAAACCTAA